From Cucumis melo cultivar AY chromosome 1, USDA_Cmelo_AY_1.0, whole genome shotgun sequence, a single genomic window includes:
- the LOC103495203 gene encoding uncharacterized protein LOC103495203 → MEDEKKPLTAATEPPNKQVQEIEEESRIIEEAPSKSSGGGGGGWGGWGFSAFSVLSDLQKAAEEISRNAAAAAQTAAKSIVDLKNEDEHGEPSKEKEVGDSAEESESEDDNDKLRKSALDKLEKASEDSVFGQGLKVLDTSVENIASGAWKALGSALRGGSDFVHKLENSAANIAETIQHQGIPAAAGSVAPSLLERGKALTTKGMEVLELVGRETMDLLITETGIEVEKTSNESEPQAKEDHLEDDEVTFDRCFYIYGGPEQLEELEALSNHYTLLYNRRKGKLSQDQKSVLDGKLKQVQQIFSLGNAIEGNSSKSEKGKKLEVGEEGNDEMKSLYDSSVSKAAEMAAGYGSSIAELAVPEIMQRTVDKLESLHSEGIHRLSEMCYFAVSQLLMLGKSIITNANKVEDDDDDEDAVKIQWPEDSVEKAEIIRLKALSMIEYVDALSKSFITGLSDVSKAYQAALSAAPSDSHKSPLQKSVQDKANAFSEHLQADQTTAFCKIQDGLQYLSYLVLSTSMPAA, encoded by the exons gaagaagaaagcaGAATAATTGAAGAAGCACCGTCAAAAAGTAgcggaggaggaggaggaggctGGGGTGGTTGGGGATTCTCAGCGTTTTCTGTTCTCTCAGATCTCCAGAAAGCAGCCGAAGAGATCTCCCGAAAT gctgctgctgctgctcAGACAGCAGCTAAAAGCATTGTAGACTTGAAAAATGAAGATGAGCATGGGGAGCCTTCCAAGGAGAAAGAAGTAGGAGATTCTGCAGAAGAAAGTGAAAGCGAAGACGACAATGATAAGTTACGAAAATCTGCTTTGGATAAATTAGAGAAGGCTAGCGAGGATTCAGTTTTTGGCCAG GGCTTAAAGGTTCTAGATACTTCTGTGGAGAATATAGCTTCAGGAGCATGGAAAGCCCTGGGAAGTGCATTAAGAGGGGGCAGCGATTTTGTTCACAA GCTTGAGAACTCAGCTGCAAATATTGCTGAAACCATTCAACATCAAGGAATACCAGCAGCAGCTGGTTCTGTTGCACCATCGTTGTTGGAG AGAGGGAAAGCTCTCACAACAAAGGGAATGGAAGTTCTTGAGCTTGTTGGAAGGGAAACCATGGATTTACTGATTACAGAGACTGGCATTGAAGTTGAGAAGACCTCTAATGAGAGCGAACCACAGGCCAAGGAGGATCATTTAGAAGATGATGAAGTAACATTTGATCGATGCTTTTATATATATGGAGGTCCAGAACAGTTAGAG GAGTTGGAGGCCCTATCCAACCACTATACTTTATTATATAACcgaaggaaaggaaaactatcTCAGGACCAGAAATCTGTACTTGATGGAAAGCTTAAACAGGTCCAACAAATTTTTAGTTTGGGTAATGCAATTGAAGGAAACAGTTCAAAATCAGAAAAAGGTAAAAAGTTGGAAGTTGGGGAAGAGGGAAATGATGAGATGAAGAGTTTATATGATTCTAGTGTCAGCAAGGCTGCTGAAATGGCTGCGGG GTATGGAAGTTCCATAGCCGAACTTGCTGTTCCTGAAATAATGCAGAGGACCGTTGACAAATTAGAATCACTTCATTCAGAAGGAATTCAT AGGCTCTCAGAAATGTGTTATTTTGCGGTGTCTCAATTGCTGATGCTTGGAAAATCCATTATAACAAATGCTAACAAAGTCGAGGATGATGACGATGATGAGGATGCTGTAAAAATCCAATGGCCCGAAGATTCTGTTGAAAAAGCTGAAATCATTAGATTAAAGGCTTTATCCATGATAGAATATGTAGATGCACTATCCAAAAGCTTCATTACAG GTCTTTCTGATGTGTCGAAGGCATATCAAGCTGCCTTGAGCGCTGCCCCATCTGATTCTCACAAAAGTCCTCTGCAAAAATCAGTACAAGACAAGGCCAATGCCTTCTCCGAGCATCTTCAGGCCGATCAAACCACAGCTTTCTGCAAAATCCAGGATGGCCTTCAATACTTGTCTTATCTTGTTCTCTCAACCTCAATGCCAGCTGCTTAA